One stretch of Corallococcus exiguus DNA includes these proteins:
- a CDS encoding YfgM family protein, translated as MDLRIVLGVSLMLASPAWGQPVVSPGPDFQARMSAASRAYEELDYEHSLEQLDSAKAAASDGGERGRVAILRGIVLADLGRRQESLAAFKEGLSLLPDASLPVKVSPKVSRDFEEVRRNVQRELARNPRPPPDAPVAIADVQPEPALSPGLVPAPAREEVRRTPVLPLALLGGGVVLGGIGGYVGLQSRSNVNAAREDDFYSDRTAHLDSARGQALAANILLGAAVTAAAGAAITWLLTGDSPSPRTEVTP; from the coding sequence ATGGACCTGCGAATCGTGCTCGGCGTCTCGTTGATGCTGGCGTCGCCCGCTTGGGGCCAGCCCGTGGTCTCCCCGGGCCCTGACTTCCAGGCCCGGATGTCCGCCGCGTCCCGGGCCTACGAGGAGCTCGACTACGAGCATTCGCTCGAGCAGCTCGACTCGGCGAAGGCCGCGGCGAGTGACGGTGGAGAGCGGGGCAGGGTGGCCATCCTCCGGGGCATCGTGCTCGCGGACCTGGGGCGTCGTCAGGAGTCACTGGCCGCCTTCAAGGAGGGATTGTCGCTGCTGCCCGATGCGAGCCTTCCGGTGAAGGTGTCCCCCAAGGTGTCACGCGACTTCGAGGAGGTGCGCCGGAACGTGCAGCGGGAGCTGGCGCGCAACCCCCGGCCGCCTCCGGACGCGCCGGTCGCGATAGCGGATGTGCAGCCGGAGCCCGCTCTGTCACCTGGACTCGTGCCGGCACCGGCGCGGGAGGAGGTGCGCCGCACGCCGGTTCTTCCGCTGGCCTTGCTGGGTGGAGGCGTGGTGCTCGGGGGCATTGGGGGCTACGTGGGCCTCCAGTCGCGGAGCAACGTGAACGCCGCGCGCGAGGATGACTTCTACAGCGACCGGACCGCGCACCTGGACAGCGCACGGGGACAGGCGCTCGCGGCCAACATCCTGCTGGGCGCGGCCGTCACCGCCGCGGCCGGCGCTGCCATCACCTGGCTGCTCACAGGCGATTCACCGTCGCCGCGGACGGAGGTCACTCCATGA
- a CDS encoding putative metal-binding motif-containing protein, with protein MKRAVAVGLGLLCITCTVPDIEELEGERPSGCDASHPCHVQVRLTYDGFRPGCVTLRVVDAEDASRTFELSVPEGAGETGFVRRTGWSDTVKVTASARERSCAGQEVATASSQVEVPEEDTASVELTLSARDDDGDGYVSTATRGTDCDDHSVSISPGGEERCDFLDNNCDGRQDPVPVCEGVKWRTTERFPLATFRDVAPHARGQAWLVSDNNDVLAHVRRQADGGFDVQPFTDCHGAWSTAWARPSDGRVFMGSWMGQLATRSLVAEEPCTLTSFDGGGAAIQDLVGFEADGGTTLYAVSETGDILRWDYPAEPQRVAHVDADLRSIHGLDPRTLITVGTNGKGPVAYHVNADGGPWLREPLPQLISGQDALQAVHVVAPGLAYAGGAQGLFLERAAGTWSTKPTYPIYVDGGVAPDLLDVVSFGQGVVFAHLDSDDLVRFDGVAWQDFLFGTQGFTTLKGLSSDELWSATEDGTGFYWGP; from the coding sequence ATGAAGCGCGCCGTGGCCGTGGGACTCGGGTTGCTCTGCATCACCTGCACGGTGCCGGACATCGAGGAGCTCGAAGGGGAGCGCCCCAGCGGATGCGACGCGAGCCATCCCTGCCATGTCCAGGTGCGGCTGACCTACGACGGCTTCCGTCCTGGCTGCGTCACGCTGCGAGTGGTGGACGCGGAGGATGCCTCCAGGACCTTCGAGCTGTCGGTGCCCGAGGGAGCGGGCGAGACAGGCTTCGTTCGTCGCACCGGGTGGAGCGACACGGTGAAGGTGACAGCCTCCGCCCGCGAGCGCTCGTGCGCGGGGCAGGAGGTGGCCACTGCTTCCTCGCAGGTGGAGGTTCCGGAGGAGGACACCGCCAGCGTCGAGCTGACGTTGAGTGCTCGGGATGATGACGGGGATGGCTACGTGAGCACCGCCACCCGGGGGACGGACTGTGACGATCACTCCGTCTCCATCTCCCCGGGGGGGGAGGAGCGCTGCGACTTCCTGGACAACAACTGTGACGGCCGCCAGGACCCGGTGCCCGTCTGTGAAGGCGTCAAATGGAGGACGACCGAGCGCTTCCCTCTAGCGACCTTCCGGGACGTGGCTCCCCATGCGCGCGGTCAGGCCTGGCTCGTGAGCGACAACAACGACGTGCTCGCCCACGTTCGTCGGCAGGCCGATGGTGGCTTTGACGTACAGCCATTCACCGACTGCCACGGAGCCTGGTCCACCGCGTGGGCGCGGCCGAGCGACGGGCGTGTGTTCATGGGCTCCTGGATGGGGCAGCTCGCCACGCGGTCGCTTGTCGCCGAGGAGCCCTGCACGCTGACGTCCTTTGACGGGGGCGGGGCGGCCATCCAGGACCTCGTGGGCTTCGAGGCGGACGGAGGCACGACGCTCTACGCGGTGAGTGAGACCGGGGACATCCTCCGCTGGGACTATCCGGCGGAGCCCCAGCGGGTGGCGCACGTGGACGCGGACTTGCGCTCCATCCATGGCCTCGACCCTCGAACGCTCATCACCGTGGGCACCAACGGCAAAGGGCCCGTCGCCTACCACGTCAACGCGGATGGAGGTCCGTGGCTGCGGGAGCCGCTGCCGCAGTTGATCTCGGGACAGGACGCTCTGCAGGCCGTGCACGTGGTGGCGCCGGGCCTGGCCTACGCGGGCGGAGCCCAGGGGCTGTTCCTGGAGCGTGCGGCGGGCACCTGGAGCACGAAGCCGACGTATCCCATCTACGTGGATGGTGGCGTCGCGCCTGATCTGCTGGACGTGGTGTCCTTCGGACAGGGCGTCGTCTTCGCGCACCTGGACTCGGACGACCTCGTCCGCTTCGACGGAGTGGCGTGGCAGGACTTCCTCTTCGGCACCCAGGGCTTCACGACCCTCAAGGGGCTGTCGTCGGACGAGCTGTGGAGCGCCACCGAGGATGGGACCGGGTTCTACTGGGGACCCTAG
- a CDS encoding SMI1/KNR4 family protein, producing MSMDSLLAEFSRLHFPNPPATSAQLAAFEARVGWKLDEELRAFYLHSNGGSLFKPIPNAKYCILSLDEIERARIAIRGRDQDGAGPASHFTLVDMQDTNFVVVDVAKREARRYPLLDAFHETYPEEVPRIAASFEEFLERALHSGNRAFWLSK from the coding sequence ATGTCCATGGACAGCCTGCTGGCCGAGTTCTCCCGGCTGCATTTCCCCAACCCGCCCGCGACGTCCGCTCAACTTGCCGCCTTCGAGGCGCGCGTCGGCTGGAAGCTGGACGAGGAGTTACGCGCCTTCTACCTGCACTCCAACGGCGGCAGCCTCTTCAAGCCGATACCCAACGCAAAGTATTGCATCCTGTCGCTGGACGAAATCGAGCGGGCCCGCATCGCCATCCGCGGCAGAGACCAAGACGGCGCGGGCCCCGCCTCGCATTTCACGCTGGTGGACATGCAGGACACCAACTTCGTCGTCGTGGACGTGGCGAAGCGGGAGGCCAGACGCTATCCGCTGCTCGACGCCTTTCACGAAACGTATCCGGAGGAAGTCCCGCGCATCGCCGCGTCCTTCGAGGAGTTTCTCGAAAGAGCGCTGCACAGCGGTAACCGTGCCTTCTGGCTGAGCAAATGA
- a CDS encoding DUF3592 domain-containing protein translates to MSLTMLSFLLAVFTGGPALFLSVLSHYRRLTVRLEQHGLRAQGQVVRVNEGRGKPSTVYYAFRPPEGPELSGKFDEATSVASKRLPGSPVDILYLAEAPEQHMAVGMGFTRGLYLLVAVPLVGVAITGVLSVLHAYFTQPK, encoded by the coding sequence ATGAGCTTGACGATGCTGAGCTTCCTGCTGGCGGTCTTCACGGGAGGCCCTGCCCTTTTTCTGAGTGTCCTCTCCCACTACCGCCGCCTGACCGTGCGGCTGGAGCAGCACGGGCTGCGCGCCCAGGGCCAGGTGGTCAGGGTCAACGAGGGCCGGGGCAAACCGAGCACCGTCTACTATGCCTTCCGTCCGCCGGAGGGCCCGGAGCTCAGCGGCAAGTTCGATGAGGCGACCTCGGTGGCCTCCAAGCGGCTCCCGGGCTCCCCCGTCGACATCCTCTACCTGGCGGAAGCGCCGGAACAACACATGGCCGTGGGCATGGGCTTCACCCGGGGGCTCTACCTTCTGGTAGCGGTCCCCCTCGTGGGCGTTGCCATCACCGGCGTCCTGAGCGTGCTGCACGCCTACTTCACCCAACCGAAGTAG
- a CDS encoding saccharopine dehydrogenase family protein — MESDGRVVLVGGYGVVGAQLALLLRERHPDLPLLIAGRRDAPARELAARLGRAEGVALDVRSPQALAALGGKPRAVLSLVNDPEDTLLLAASRGGVPVLDITRWTSRLKATVLRLSGATPGAPVLLGSAWMAGLVPRLVALAARTVGRPERVEVAIRFALADQAGPDSLEYMDRLGLSFEVTEDGQERQVLPLTDGRRVRFSDGRHTRVFRLDTPEQATLPRVLGARTVTTRLGFDSGFATWTLVALQRLGILRLLQHPRWTPLRRMLLTGSNTGGEAAWVADVEGERGHVRIEVVDPLGQAHLTAVGALLGAERLLGLDGAPPPPPGVWFPEHEPRPDETLATLRACGVEVRIDERLAREAA; from the coding sequence ATGGAGTCGGACGGTCGTGTCGTGCTGGTGGGGGGCTATGGGGTGGTGGGGGCGCAGCTCGCCTTGTTGCTGAGGGAGCGTCACCCGGACCTGCCGCTGCTCATCGCGGGGCGCCGGGATGCGCCCGCCAGGGAGCTGGCCGCGCGTCTGGGACGGGCCGAGGGCGTTGCTCTGGATGTCCGCTCGCCTCAGGCGTTGGCGGCGCTGGGCGGGAAGCCCCGGGCCGTGCTGTCCCTGGTCAATGACCCGGAGGACACGCTGCTGCTGGCGGCGTCGCGTGGCGGGGTGCCCGTGCTGGACATCACCCGGTGGACTTCCCGGCTGAAGGCCACGGTGCTGCGGCTCTCCGGTGCGACGCCGGGCGCGCCGGTGTTGCTCGGGTCCGCTTGGATGGCGGGACTGGTTCCTCGCCTCGTGGCGTTGGCGGCGCGGACGGTGGGGCGCCCGGAGCGTGTGGAGGTGGCCATCCGCTTCGCGCTCGCGGATCAGGCGGGGCCGGACTCGTTGGAGTACATGGACCGCCTGGGCCTGTCCTTCGAGGTGACGGAGGACGGACAGGAGCGGCAGGTGCTTCCGCTGACGGACGGTCGGCGGGTGCGGTTCTCCGACGGACGCCACACCCGCGTCTTCCGGCTCGACACGCCCGAACAGGCGACGCTGCCCCGCGTGCTGGGCGCGCGGACGGTGACGACACGGCTGGGCTTCGACTCGGGCTTCGCGACGTGGACGCTCGTCGCGCTCCAGCGGCTGGGGATCCTCCGGCTGCTCCAGCACCCCCGCTGGACGCCTCTGCGACGGATGCTGCTCACCGGCAGCAACACCGGGGGCGAAGCCGCGTGGGTGGCGGATGTGGAGGGCGAGCGGGGGCACGTCCGCATCGAAGTCGTGGATCCCCTGGGACAGGCCCACCTCACCGCCGTCGGCGCGTTGCTGGGCGCTGAGCGGCTCCTGGGACTGGATGGAGCGCCGCCGCCACCCCCAGGCGTGTGGTTCCCGGAGCATGAGCCCCGGCCCGACGAGACGCTGGCCACCCTGCGTGCCTGCGGCGTCGAGGTCCGGATCGACGAGCGTCTGGCGCGCGAGGCGGCGTGA
- a CDS encoding TetR/AcrR family transcriptional regulator, with translation MHAKGTERVERILDATMEVLAGDGYAGLSLRVVAQRAGVSLGNLQYYFPTKQDVVRALLARYLEQALQRVRERMAGGGSEPAQRLRLAVDAILEDQDSPHACQFFAELWAMAARDTMVADTLTVFYAGYRAGVVELLRELSPDLTPARRGRRAALLVALFEGLSLFRGGGNLRGASVPGLEQELRVLLEQVLLPGSERRQV, from the coding sequence GTGCATGCCAAGGGCACCGAGCGCGTGGAGCGCATCCTCGACGCGACCATGGAGGTCCTGGCCGGCGATGGCTACGCGGGACTCAGCTTGCGCGTCGTGGCCCAGCGCGCGGGCGTGAGCCTGGGGAATCTCCAGTACTACTTCCCCACCAAGCAGGACGTGGTGCGGGCACTGCTGGCGCGCTACCTGGAGCAGGCCCTCCAGCGGGTCCGCGAGCGGATGGCGGGTGGAGGCAGCGAACCGGCGCAGCGGCTCCGGCTCGCCGTGGATGCCATCCTGGAGGACCAGGACTCACCGCACGCCTGCCAGTTCTTCGCGGAGCTGTGGGCAATGGCCGCGAGGGACACCATGGTCGCCGACACCCTCACGGTCTTCTACGCCGGCTATCGCGCGGGCGTCGTGGAGCTGCTTCGGGAGCTGTCACCCGACCTCACCCCGGCACGCAGGGGCCGGAGAGCGGCGCTGCTGGTCGCCCTCTTCGAAGGCCTGTCCCTCTTCCGGGGCGGCGGCAACCTTCGCGGCGCCTCGGTGCCGGGGCTGGAGCAGGAGCTGCGCGTGCTGCTGGAGCAGGTGTTGCTTCCAGGCTCAGAACGACGGCAGGTCTGA
- a CDS encoding SDR family NAD(P)-dependent oxidoreductase, which produces METQPKSPVAVVTGASRGIGAAIATLLARNGFEVVLVSRDAAALEQLQNQLLQAGGRAWPLACDVANRDEVESALGRLEAKVGVPQVLVNNAGLGGPFHRADEVSVAEWDLLFGVNVEGVRNLCQWALPRMKAEGHGRIVNVASIMGLFGGAQSSTYAATKHALVGYSKAIAAEWGAYGITCNAVCPGYIETDMLAKAPPASRQRLQERIPAKRFGTPEEVAGLVAFLAGPAGGYVNGSALVMDGGLSSHLASDLPSF; this is translated from the coding sequence ATGGAGACGCAGCCGAAGTCACCTGTCGCCGTCGTCACCGGGGCCAGCCGGGGGATTGGAGCGGCCATCGCCACCCTGCTGGCCCGGAACGGGTTCGAGGTGGTCCTGGTGTCCCGCGATGCCGCCGCGCTGGAGCAACTCCAGAACCAGCTGCTCCAGGCCGGGGGCCGCGCGTGGCCGCTGGCCTGCGACGTCGCGAACAGGGACGAGGTGGAGTCAGCGCTCGGCCGGCTCGAAGCGAAGGTGGGCGTGCCCCAAGTGCTCGTGAACAACGCGGGCCTGGGCGGGCCGTTTCATCGCGCGGACGAGGTGAGCGTCGCCGAGTGGGATCTGCTGTTCGGCGTGAACGTGGAGGGCGTGCGCAACCTGTGTCAGTGGGCGCTGCCGCGAATGAAGGCGGAAGGCCATGGGCGCATCGTGAACGTCGCGTCCATCATGGGTCTCTTCGGTGGCGCCCAGTCGTCCACCTACGCGGCCACCAAGCACGCGCTCGTGGGCTACTCGAAGGCCATCGCCGCGGAGTGGGGAGCCTACGGCATCACCTGCAACGCGGTCTGTCCCGGCTACATCGAGACGGACATGCTGGCGAAGGCACCTCCTGCCTCACGCCAGCGATTGCAGGAGCGAATCCCGGCGAAGCGCTTCGGAACGCCCGAAGAGGTGGCAGGTCTGGTGGCGTTCCTCGCGGGACCCGCTGGCGGCTACGTCAACGGGAGCGCCCTGGTGATGGACGGTGGGCTGTCATCCCATCTGGCGTCAGACCTGCCGTCGTTCTGA
- a CDS encoding SDR family oxidoreductase has product MSIRNVIVIGGTGDIGRAVVHKLRAEGLRVVCAASDVTTETPDCLHVDVTREDSVVALFKRAEAETGPIEVLVNCAGVGVFTPLHETSLDDWNRMMDVNLTGTFLCAREAFRRMKPRGGGRIIHIGSVSDHLTLPMNGAYAATKHGVRGLTGVLNEEGKAFGIRATLLSLGAVYTAFWKSRPEFSPADMLAVEDVAQCIWEVAIKPPNVRVDEVRLVPPQGVL; this is encoded by the coding sequence TTGAGCATTCGGAATGTCATCGTCATCGGAGGCACGGGCGACATCGGGCGCGCCGTCGTCCACAAGCTGCGCGCGGAGGGCCTGCGCGTGGTGTGCGCCGCGAGTGACGTGACGACGGAGACGCCGGACTGCCTGCACGTGGATGTCACGCGCGAGGACTCCGTGGTGGCGCTGTTCAAGCGGGCGGAGGCGGAGACGGGCCCCATCGAGGTCCTCGTCAACTGCGCGGGCGTCGGAGTCTTCACGCCGCTCCACGAGACGTCCCTCGATGACTGGAACCGGATGATGGACGTGAACCTCACGGGCACGTTCCTGTGCGCGCGCGAGGCCTTCCGGCGAATGAAGCCCCGAGGCGGCGGGCGGATCATCCACATCGGGTCCGTGAGCGACCACCTCACGCTGCCCATGAACGGGGCCTACGCCGCGACGAAGCATGGCGTCCGTGGATTGACTGGCGTCCTGAACGAGGAGGGCAAGGCGTTCGGCATCCGCGCCACCCTGCTGTCGCTCGGCGCCGTGTACACCGCCTTCTGGAAGTCGCGGCCGGAGTTCAGTCCGGCCGACATGCTCGCCGTGGAGGACGTGGCCCAGTGCATCTGGGAGGTCGCGATCAAACCCCCGAACGTGCGGGTCGACGAAGTGCGCCTCGTCCCGCCGCAGGGGGTGCTCTGA
- a CDS encoding c-type cytochrome yields MALRVPTLGTLAGVALVVAMAGGGYVLVRDADVLALRLQTRVLAPTKHSPSTPREAVEHFQCNRCHVVPGLEPVSARLSENCVTCHQAISAGRMDPWYKQAEVERWKRHITHLVRTPDLGSLSQRVKREWLVSWLQAPHVVRPLYGATMPRMKVGPKDAELLADYFAVTEQESEEPARGDVEAGRALYAAHPCASCHYRGDFPLASLRYGAPEFHSDSSRRRAPDLVHVRDRMSLAQLRNWLTDPHRILPDTEMPAFSFTPKQVEDLAAFLREPLPKVAAAPVPRYQPRRLDREVHYPEVAQKLSRHLCFHCHSDMRRPGDQGPGNTGGFGYDGASLDMATRAGIVRGIQRDGQFRGLPDRLEDGTPRLVAALLARQGELDGHFQPGVLGMPLGLPPIPEEEIDLIFTWIEQGAPE; encoded by the coding sequence GTGGCGTTGCGCGTCCCTACCCTCGGCACCCTGGCCGGCGTCGCGCTCGTCGTGGCCATGGCCGGTGGTGGCTACGTGCTTGTCCGCGACGCGGACGTGCTGGCGTTGCGCCTCCAGACGCGCGTGCTCGCCCCCACGAAACACTCACCGTCGACGCCACGGGAGGCCGTGGAGCATTTCCAGTGCAATCGCTGTCACGTCGTCCCCGGGCTCGAACCGGTGTCCGCGCGTCTGAGCGAGAACTGCGTCACGTGCCACCAGGCCATCAGCGCCGGACGGATGGACCCCTGGTACAAGCAGGCGGAGGTCGAGCGATGGAAGAGACACATCACCCACCTGGTGAGGACCCCGGACCTCGGCTCGCTGAGCCAGCGGGTCAAGCGCGAGTGGCTCGTCTCCTGGCTCCAGGCGCCGCACGTGGTGAGGCCGCTCTACGGCGCCACCATGCCCCGGATGAAGGTGGGCCCGAAGGACGCGGAGCTGCTCGCGGACTACTTCGCGGTGACCGAGCAGGAGTCGGAGGAACCCGCGCGAGGTGATGTGGAGGCGGGCCGGGCGCTCTACGCGGCGCACCCATGCGCGAGCTGTCACTACCGGGGGGACTTCCCGCTCGCGTCCCTGCGCTACGGCGCGCCGGAGTTCCACAGCGACTCGTCCCGGAGGCGGGCCCCGGATCTGGTCCACGTGCGCGACCGCATGTCCCTGGCGCAGCTGCGGAACTGGCTGACGGATCCGCACCGCATCCTCCCTGACACGGAGATGCCCGCCTTCTCGTTCACGCCCAAGCAGGTCGAGGATCTGGCGGCCTTCCTGCGCGAGCCCCTGCCGAAGGTGGCGGCAGCGCCAGTCCCCCGCTACCAACCCCGGAGGCTGGATCGCGAGGTCCATTATCCGGAGGTGGCGCAAAAGCTCTCACGGCACCTCTGCTTCCACTGCCACTCCGACATGCGGCGGCCCGGAGATCAGGGGCCTGGGAACACGGGCGGGTTCGGCTACGACGGTGCCTCGCTCGACATGGCCACGCGGGCCGGCATCGTCCGGGGCATCCAACGCGACGGCCAGTTTCGCGGGCTCCCGGATCGACTGGAGGACGGGACGCCACGGCTGGTGGCCGCGCTGCTCGCACGGCAGGGGGAGCTGGACGGGCACTTCCAGCCGGGAGTGCTGGGCATGCCCCTGGGCCTGCCGCCCATTCCCGAAGAGGAGATCGATCTCATCTTCACGTGGATTGAACAGGGCGCGCCCGAATAG
- a CDS encoding alpha/beta hydrolase, with protein sequence MALLFACLAFTPSLLPRSGPFQGFVSGLSAAIGYGLGCLGAWLWREFADRPARTPGRRAWQGFFIVAAVALAGALVLGWHWQQRLRELMGMPSPGRAGYLLAPFVAAVFFFVIIAVGRGLRGVSRALATRLARHIGPRAARATSGLAVVVLTALVASGLLWDGLIAAADRTLEVQDTMTDEGVVPPSTALRSGGAGSRIPWDSLGREGRNFIGRGPSVEELSRFHGTAVKEPIRAYAGYASAPDAEARAALAVDDLERAGGFDRAYLLVVTTTGSGWVVPEAVDAFEYMTGGDSAIVAMQYSHLWSWLSVLVDQARARESGRALFDEVHERWSRLPPGKRPKLLVFGESLGSYGGETAFSGERDLANRTDGVLFVGPPNFNTLYRAFTDHRDPGSPEVEPIYRQGRIVRFSRRPGTNIPPATAPWGDSRVLYLLHPSDPIIWWSPHLLVKRPDWLREPRGDDVLGQMVWIPFVTFWQVTADLPLGMEVPAGHGHVYTAEHVDGWAALLRPEGWSADQTARLRDLLLARDASKND encoded by the coding sequence GTGGCGCTCCTCTTCGCCTGTCTGGCTTTCACTCCGTCCCTGTTGCCGCGCAGCGGGCCGTTCCAGGGCTTCGTCAGCGGCCTCAGCGCGGCCATCGGTTATGGGCTCGGGTGCCTGGGTGCCTGGCTGTGGCGCGAGTTCGCGGACCGCCCCGCGAGGACGCCCGGTCGTCGCGCATGGCAGGGCTTCTTCATCGTGGCCGCCGTGGCGCTGGCGGGCGCGCTGGTGCTCGGCTGGCATTGGCAACAGCGCCTGCGGGAGCTCATGGGCATGCCCTCACCGGGCCGCGCGGGATATCTGCTCGCTCCCTTCGTCGCGGCGGTTTTCTTCTTCGTGATCATCGCCGTGGGGCGTGGCCTGCGGGGCGTGTCCCGCGCGTTGGCCACGCGGCTCGCACGACACATCGGGCCTCGCGCGGCCCGGGCGACGAGCGGACTGGCCGTGGTGGTGCTCACCGCGCTGGTGGCCAGCGGCTTGCTCTGGGACGGGCTCATCGCAGCGGCGGACCGAACCCTGGAGGTGCAGGACACGATGACCGACGAAGGCGTGGTCCCGCCGAGCACCGCGTTGCGCTCCGGAGGCGCGGGCTCGCGCATCCCGTGGGACTCCCTGGGAAGGGAAGGGCGCAACTTCATCGGACGCGGGCCTTCGGTCGAAGAGCTCTCCCGCTTCCATGGCACGGCGGTGAAGGAGCCCATTCGCGCGTACGCGGGCTACGCCTCCGCGCCGGATGCGGAGGCCCGCGCGGCGCTCGCGGTCGACGACCTGGAGCGGGCTGGCGGCTTCGACCGCGCGTACCTGCTGGTGGTGACGACCACGGGCAGTGGCTGGGTGGTGCCGGAGGCCGTGGACGCGTTCGAGTACATGACCGGTGGTGACTCCGCGATCGTCGCCATGCAGTACTCGCATCTGTGGTCGTGGCTCTCCGTCCTGGTGGATCAAGCGCGGGCGCGGGAATCAGGCCGGGCGCTCTTCGACGAAGTCCATGAGCGCTGGTCGCGGCTTCCTCCCGGCAAACGCCCGAAGCTGCTCGTGTTCGGAGAGAGCCTGGGCTCCTACGGCGGGGAGACGGCATTCAGCGGCGAGCGGGACCTGGCCAACCGCACCGACGGAGTACTCTTCGTGGGGCCGCCCAACTTCAACACCCTGTATCGCGCGTTCACCGACCACCGGGATCCGGGCAGCCCCGAAGTGGAGCCCATCTACCGGCAGGGCCGCATCGTCCGCTTCAGCCGCCGGCCGGGGACGAACATTCCTCCCGCGACCGCGCCGTGGGGAGACTCGCGCGTGCTGTACCTGCTGCATCCCTCCGACCCCATCATCTGGTGGAGTCCCCACCTCCTGGTGAAGCGGCCAGACTGGCTGCGCGAGCCGCGAGGCGATGACGTCCTGGGGCAGATGGTGTGGATCCCCTTCGTGACGTTCTGGCAGGTGACGGCGGACCTGCCCCTGGGCATGGAGGTGCCCGCCGGCCACGGCCACGTCTACACCGCCGAGCACGTGGACGGCTGGGCCGCGCTCCTGCGGCCCGAAGGCTGGAGCGCGGACCAGACGGCACGGCTGCGGGACCTCCTCCTCGCGCGGGATGCATCGAAGAACGACTGA